A region of Actinomycetota bacterium DNA encodes the following proteins:
- a CDS encoding 3'-5' exonuclease, protein QDTNRAQYHLVNMLAAKHRNLCVVGDADQGVYSWRGATIQNLLDFEHDYPDAAIFVMEQNYRSTQSILQVANALIEHNVQRKPKSLWTEIAGGELAVRFRADDEHEEALFVAEETHRLVEDEGHPYSDIAIFYRTNAQSRVLEDVFIRAGTPYRVIGGVRFYQRKEIRDVIAYLRLLLNPQDVVAARRVINTPKRGIGDATVTAIEGFAAIEGVPFLEAARRADEIGSLATRARGAIAGFVHVIDTLAAAVESGAGPQRMIEAAATESGYLLDLETERTVEAEGRIENIRELGGVAAEFAQRDPEGTLADFLEQVSLLGEQDEYDEEAGSVTLMTLHNAKGLEFPVVFVIGLEDGIFPHYRSMGDPAQLEEERRLMYVGVTRARERLYLTNAWSRALFGQTSYNPPSRFLSEIPNELVRSLEGDDVADADGSASPIREAVMGRPQSVDISAGDTVVHDKWGEGVVVTVNGRGTDAEATVRFEDAGEKHLLLAYAPLRKVG, encoded by the coding sequence CCAGGACACCAACCGCGCCCAGTACCACCTGGTGAACATGCTGGCGGCCAAGCACCGCAACCTGTGCGTGGTAGGAGACGCGGACCAGGGCGTGTACTCCTGGCGAGGGGCGACCATCCAGAACCTGCTGGACTTCGAGCACGACTATCCCGACGCCGCCATCTTCGTGATGGAGCAGAACTATCGCTCCACCCAGAGCATCCTCCAGGTGGCGAACGCGCTGATCGAGCACAACGTCCAGCGCAAGCCGAAGAGCCTGTGGACGGAGATCGCGGGCGGCGAGCTCGCCGTTCGCTTCCGCGCCGACGACGAGCACGAGGAGGCGCTGTTCGTCGCGGAGGAGACCCATCGACTTGTCGAGGACGAAGGGCACCCGTATTCCGACATCGCCATCTTCTACCGGACCAACGCGCAGAGCCGCGTCCTGGAAGATGTCTTCATTCGCGCAGGCACGCCGTACCGAGTGATCGGCGGTGTGCGTTTCTACCAGCGCAAGGAGATCCGCGACGTCATCGCGTACCTCCGTTTGCTGCTGAACCCGCAGGATGTGGTCGCGGCCCGACGCGTGATCAACACACCGAAGCGCGGGATCGGCGACGCGACGGTGACGGCCATCGAGGGGTTCGCCGCGATCGAGGGCGTCCCCTTCTTGGAGGCGGCGCGACGGGCGGACGAGATCGGTTCGCTCGCGACGAGGGCCAGGGGCGCGATCGCCGGGTTCGTGCACGTCATTGACACGCTCGCCGCGGCTGTCGAGTCCGGCGCCGGACCGCAACGGATGATCGAGGCGGCCGCCACCGAGTCCGGGTACCTGCTCGACCTGGAGACCGAACGGACGGTCGAGGCCGAGGGGCGGATCGAGAACATCCGGGAGCTCGGGGGCGTGGCGGCCGAGTTCGCTCAGCGCGATCCCGAGGGCACGCTCGCCGACTTCCTCGAGCAGGTGTCCCTGCTCGGTGAGCAGGACGAGTACGACGAGGAGGCGGGGAGCGTGACGCTGATGACGCTCCACAACGCCAAGGGCCTCGAGTTTCCGGTCGTGTTCGTCATCGGGCTCGAGGACGGCATCTTTCCTCACTACCGCTCGATGGGCGACCCCGCGCAGCTCGAAGAGGAACGGCGACTGATGTACGTAGGCGTGACGCGTGCTCGCGAACGCCTGTACCTGACGAACGCGTGGAGCCGAGCGCTGTTCGGACAGACGTCGTACAACCCGCCGTCGCGATTCTTGTCCGAGATTCCGAACGAGCTCGTCCGGTCACTGGAGGGCGACGACGTGGCTGACGCGGACGGCTCGGCCTCCCCGATCCGCGAGGCGGTGATGGGGCGACCGCAGTCCGTCGACATCTCGGCCGGCGACACCGTCGTCCACGACAAGTGGGGCGAGGGAGTCGTCGTCACGGTGAACGGACGCGGCACCGACGCCGAGGCGACGGTGCGGTTCGAGGACGCGGGGGAGAAGCACCTACTCCTCGCGTACG